Proteins encoded within one genomic window of Rhizobium sp. ZPR4:
- the virB11 gene encoding P-type DNA transfer ATPase VirB11, with amino-acid sequence MNFVAPRPDIELIELTAPSVKEPASLWDSLPIYVRQTAQPIRRWLEDPDVIEIMCNRPGEIWIESMAVSHMIRHVVPDLDTKAIIALAQMIAGTTQQSVNEETPLLSAAMPNGERFQAVLSPVAASGGAFAIRKQVIRDMTLDDYLGLGGLDNVRISGPRSGDVGDLSELDIGLIERLQDTSPKARREWLRFAVENRVTMLISGGTSSGKTTFFNGLLKDVPEWERLVSIEDTRELKPPQPNYLALLASKGGQGRARTTIQECLEAALRLRPDRIFMGEIRGAEAFSFLQAVNTGHPGSISTLHADNPLGAYERLAMTTMQAGLGLTKAELMEFVRFVVPVVIQVARDPATMKRGVREIYFSKWGGR; translated from the coding sequence ATGAACTTCGTCGCGCCAAGGCCAGACATTGAGCTGATCGAACTAACAGCTCCTTCGGTGAAGGAGCCGGCATCCCTGTGGGACAGTCTGCCCATCTATGTCAGGCAGACCGCCCAGCCGATCAGGCGGTGGCTGGAAGATCCCGATGTCATCGAGATCATGTGCAACCGCCCCGGAGAAATCTGGATCGAGAGCATGGCTGTCAGTCATATGATCCGCCATGTCGTGCCTGATCTCGACACTAAGGCGATCATTGCACTTGCCCAGATGATTGCCGGCACCACCCAGCAGAGCGTCAATGAGGAAACACCGCTTCTGTCGGCCGCCATGCCGAACGGCGAGCGTTTCCAGGCGGTCTTGTCGCCGGTTGCTGCATCCGGCGGCGCCTTTGCCATTCGCAAGCAGGTCATTCGCGACATGACCCTCGATGACTATCTCGGCCTCGGTGGTTTGGACAATGTGAGGATCAGCGGTCCGAGGAGTGGTGACGTCGGAGACCTCAGCGAGCTGGATATCGGATTGATCGAGCGGCTGCAGGACACGTCGCCAAAGGCGCGGCGTGAATGGCTGCGCTTTGCAGTCGAAAATCGGGTCACCATGTTGATCTCCGGGGGGACGTCGAGCGGCAAGACAACCTTCTTCAACGGCCTTCTCAAGGATGTTCCGGAGTGGGAGCGGCTGGTGTCGATCGAGGACACCAGAGAGCTTAAGCCGCCGCAGCCGAACTATCTGGCGCTCCTCGCCTCGAAAGGCGGGCAGGGCAGAGCGCGCACCACAATCCAGGAGTGCCTGGAAGCCGCCCTTCGTCTGCGTCCGGATCGCATTTTTATGGGCGAGATCCGCGGCGCTGAAGCCTTCAGCTTCCTGCAGGCGGTCAATACCGGGCATCCTGGTTCGATCTCGACACTACATGCCGACAATCCCCTTGGCGCCTATGAGCGATTGGCGATGACGACCATGCAGGCCGGCCTTGGTCTCACCAAAGCGGAGCTGATGGAATTCGTCCGCTTCGTCGTGCCCGTGGTCATTCAAGTGGCCCGTGATCCGGCGACGATGAAGCGCGGCGTGCGCGAGATCTATTTCAGCAAATGGGGCGGTCGATGA
- a CDS encoding TrbG/VirB9 family P-type conjugative transfer protein yields MKISLLLSASAIGVALLVQAPFASAEVQPQSVKADERIRTVPFQKDNIVYLAGMMGVSTMIVFNDDEQIATVAMGDTLAWQAVPDQSKRFLFIKPLQPDAQTNMNVITSKRVYTFFLNGAKPGNTRTAVVKLRFSYPEDSTDANLLATARQNAAMPNVKAALANPGRLNYDYGYKGAVDNRPTSAFDDGTKTFFQFGGEVPAFFAVKSDGSESLVNYRREGDYIVIDKVARQWTLRSGKVATCVFNLKPAMALSRPVDSKLLEISRGH; encoded by the coding sequence GTGAAAATAAGTCTTCTCCTGTCAGCGAGTGCGATCGGCGTAGCTTTGTTGGTGCAGGCGCCATTTGCTTCGGCTGAGGTGCAACCGCAATCGGTCAAGGCGGATGAGCGGATTCGCACCGTTCCCTTCCAGAAGGACAATATCGTCTATCTCGCCGGCATGATGGGCGTCTCGACAATGATCGTCTTCAATGACGACGAGCAGATCGCGACCGTTGCCATGGGCGACACTCTGGCCTGGCAAGCTGTCCCCGATCAGTCAAAACGCTTCCTGTTTATCAAGCCGTTGCAGCCGGACGCACAGACGAACATGAACGTCATCACCTCGAAGCGGGTCTATACCTTCTTCCTCAATGGGGCGAAGCCCGGCAATACCAGGACGGCCGTCGTCAAGCTGCGCTTTTCCTATCCGGAGGATTCAACCGACGCGAACCTGCTCGCCACGGCCCGGCAGAATGCCGCCATGCCAAACGTCAAGGCCGCTTTGGCCAATCCCGGCCGCCTGAACTACGACTATGGCTACAAGGGTGCGGTCGACAACAGACCCACCTCGGCGTTCGACGACGGCACCAAGACATTCTTCCAGTTCGGCGGCGAAGTCCCGGCATTTTTCGCGGTCAAATCCGATGGCAGCGAGTCTCTCGTCAATTACCGGCGCGAAGGCGACTACATCGTCATCGACAAGGTGGCGCGTCAGTGGACGCTGCGCTCGGGCAAAGTCGCCACCTGTGTCTTCAATCTGAAGCCTGCGATGGCGTTGAGCAGGCCGGTCGACAGCAAACTTTTGGAGATCAGCCGTGGCCATTGA
- a CDS encoding DUF433 domain-containing protein, whose protein sequence is MASRTISLLLVIQHWKMIPPMSGITKNYREDRRRTLMPIYRIGIVLAAHVGNSWKLPARSPISIQEFGRITDMAMNITLTASEAASVTGVPLKQVNRIIDAGLMRGFVRKERGSRLIASPALIGLRLAYLTAEALTPSTRQRILQKVLSDQTRTKVEEAPLTVDLQPVILEVQAGLDRLERVRQAVKADPAILGGEPVLAGTRVAVHDIADMLNAGESVDAVATAYPHLTRDQISLASEYATAYPRRGRPRGKPAWRAKPPKNTRTLKLDDLPSVS, encoded by the coding sequence ATGGCTTCGCGGACGATTTCACTGCTACTTGTAATTCAGCACTGGAAAATGATCCCGCCAATGTCAGGAATTACAAAGAATTATCGTGAAGATCGGCGTCGAACCCTTATGCCAATTTACAGAATTGGGATCGTGCTGGCGGCTCATGTTGGAAATAGCTGGAAATTACCGGCGCGATCGCCTATATCTATCCAGGAATTTGGAAGGATTACCGATATGGCCATGAACATCACGCTGACCGCAAGCGAAGCGGCATCCGTTACGGGTGTGCCGCTCAAACAGGTCAATCGTATTATCGATGCTGGCCTCATGCGCGGCTTCGTGCGGAAGGAACGGGGTAGCCGATTGATTGCTTCGCCTGCCCTTATAGGACTAAGGCTCGCTTACCTCACGGCCGAGGCTCTGACGCCTTCTACGCGCCAACGGATCCTCCAGAAGGTTTTGTCGGACCAGACGAGGACTAAGGTCGAGGAAGCACCTTTGACGGTCGACCTGCAGCCTGTAATCCTGGAAGTCCAGGCCGGTCTTGATCGGTTGGAAAGGGTCCGGCAGGCAGTCAAGGCCGATCCGGCTATTCTTGGTGGAGAGCCGGTTTTGGCCGGCACTCGAGTGGCTGTTCACGACATCGCCGATATGCTGAACGCCGGTGAAAGCGTGGATGCGGTTGCGACTGCCTACCCACACCTAACCCGCGATCAGATTAGCCTCGCCTCGGAGTACGCCACTGCTTACCCTCGGAGAGGGCGGCCGCGGGGAAAGCCTGCCTGGCGGGCGAAACCGCCGAAGAATACTCGGACACTCAAGCTTGACGACCTTCCGAGCGTATCTTGA
- a CDS encoding AAA family ATPase: protein MIIHLNGWPGVGKYTVGKIVAERLGARFLDNHTLLNIAIALTDRGTPAYYELATKTRDLAFEAISRLPSSEPVVMTGVVASGGSSSFLIDNWRAILSLAERRGCSVYSVTLSCSEDENARRMINGDREAHRKKRNPELLAELLRTRKLLTDGATASVEIDNTSLSPGSCTDAVIAWLQKTTTINFPSADRVRGI, encoded by the coding sequence ATGATCATTCATCTCAATGGATGGCCTGGGGTTGGCAAGTATACCGTCGGCAAGATTGTCGCGGAGCGGTTGGGGGCTCGATTTCTAGATAATCACACCCTGCTAAATATCGCCATCGCACTGACGGATCGGGGCACTCCTGCATATTACGAGCTGGCGACGAAAACGAGAGATTTGGCGTTTGAAGCAATATCCAGGTTGCCTTCAAGTGAACCGGTGGTGATGACCGGTGTTGTGGCTTCAGGCGGCTCTAGCAGCTTCCTGATCGACAACTGGCGGGCCATCCTGTCATTGGCCGAGCGTCGAGGCTGCAGTGTCTATTCCGTTACATTATCGTGTTCGGAGGATGAAAACGCCCGGCGCATGATCAATGGAGATCGTGAAGCACACCGCAAGAAGCGAAATCCGGAGCTGCTGGCTGAACTACTTCGGACACGAAAGCTACTCACAGATGGAGCGACCGCTTCCGTGGAAATCGATAACACCAGCCTTTCGCCGGGTTCTTGTACGGATGCTGTTATCGCTTGGCTCCAGAAGACCACGACGATAAATTTTCCCTCAGCTGATCGAGTTCGGGGCATCTGA
- the virB10 gene encoding type IV secretion system protein VirB10, with amino-acid sequence MAIDFEEEARIVETVARPADRRRGKLMPILLASVALGVLAYAGYVSFIRPDGSKKAGEKEEFRTASHAGNLNFDPQNPPATPTDNKLVLTPPQPTPVVTEAPPVQVQAPVVIQPAVDDDAARRAAEEAERARKAEALRIARLQSNMLVVDQATRGNDSASIVGGTSGQGTGSAMTVEDDPNRKFVQSVGSQDVETVTASRNDRIDALIPQGTLIRGVLETAIQSDLPGMVRAVISTDIYSFDGRRVLLPKGTMLTGEYKSGMARGQTRILIVWTRALRSDGTSVALGSYGTDDLGRSGLTGFVDKHYLERFGAAAVLSLVGGVSSFVAGLNSDGSSNSATSSTSSNAQTQAQQTLSQTMADMANIALKDSINIPPTIHVDQGTEIMVFVRKDLDFSSLYPDPVKEAVNELRRAKARH; translated from the coding sequence GTGGCCATTGATTTTGAGGAAGAGGCGCGCATCGTTGAAACGGTCGCTCGACCCGCCGACCGCAGGCGCGGCAAATTGATGCCGATCCTGCTGGCATCGGTCGCGCTCGGAGTTCTCGCCTATGCCGGCTATGTCAGTTTCATCCGCCCGGATGGATCGAAGAAGGCTGGGGAGAAAGAAGAGTTTCGCACGGCAAGCCATGCCGGCAATCTGAACTTCGACCCGCAGAATCCGCCCGCGACGCCAACCGACAACAAGCTTGTGCTGACGCCACCTCAACCGACACCGGTGGTCACGGAGGCGCCTCCGGTTCAAGTACAGGCACCCGTCGTCATTCAGCCTGCCGTCGACGATGACGCCGCTCGCCGAGCAGCTGAAGAGGCGGAACGGGCCAGAAAGGCGGAGGCACTGCGTATCGCGCGACTTCAGTCGAACATGCTGGTCGTCGACCAGGCAACCAGAGGCAACGATTCCGCCTCGATCGTTGGTGGAACATCAGGGCAGGGGACGGGTTCAGCAATGACCGTCGAGGATGATCCCAACCGCAAATTCGTGCAATCGGTGGGATCGCAGGATGTCGAGACGGTCACTGCGTCGCGTAACGACCGTATCGATGCCCTCATTCCACAGGGAACGCTGATCCGCGGCGTGCTGGAGACGGCAATCCAGTCGGATCTGCCGGGCATGGTGCGGGCGGTGATCTCGACCGATATCTATTCCTTCGACGGCCGGCGGGTCCTTTTACCCAAAGGGACCATGCTGACGGGCGAATACAAGAGCGGCATGGCGCGGGGACAAACACGAATCCTGATCGTCTGGACGCGGGCTCTGCGCAGCGACGGCACCTCCGTCGCGCTCGGCTCCTATGGGACCGACGATCTCGGTCGCTCGGGCCTGACCGGTTTCGTCGACAAGCATTATCTCGAGCGATTTGGCGCCGCCGCGGTCCTCAGTCTCGTTGGCGGCGTCTCGTCTTTTGTCGCCGGCCTCAACAGCGATGGATCGAGCAATTCCGCTACGTCGTCAACGAGCTCGAACGCACAAACGCAAGCGCAGCAGACCTTGTCCCAGACCATGGCGGATATGGCGAACATCGCCTTGAAGGATTCAATCAATATTCCGCCGACAATCCATGTCGATCAGGGCACGGAAATCATGGTCTTCGTCCGCAAGGATCTCGATTTCTCCTCGCTCTATCCCGATCCGGTCAAGGAAGCCGTCAATGAACTTCGTCGCGCCAAGGCCAGACATTGA
- a CDS encoding type IV secretion system protein — MGTHDNRPEKAGASARTAELLDAVAKEIDPRYYSEGERWERSVYRSVTVSRGAWRSVSVALGMALAGAIGLLWALLPLKSFDVVVLEVDKTTGYVEASRPLQERGDLTQNEAVTRANIVRFIRARETYDPKGLRDNYDLASLYSTGKAASDLANTYSGANPNNPVKLYGPNTGVSVFVKSVIFLNDSTAAVRFSTTRSGSSGPTVTDHWVANVRFKYTSEPMRNDWRFDNPLGFQVTEYRRDQETVTSGEENQ; from the coding sequence ATGGGTACCCATGACAATAGGCCTGAGAAAGCAGGGGCATCAGCCAGAACGGCTGAATTGCTCGATGCCGTCGCCAAGGAGATCGATCCTCGCTACTACAGCGAAGGCGAGCGCTGGGAACGCTCCGTCTATCGATCGGTCACTGTTTCGCGCGGCGCGTGGCGGTCGGTCTCGGTTGCCCTTGGCATGGCGCTTGCCGGCGCTATAGGGCTTCTTTGGGCATTACTCCCCTTAAAGTCCTTCGATGTCGTCGTGCTCGAGGTCGACAAGACCACAGGCTATGTCGAGGCGAGCCGCCCTCTCCAGGAACGTGGTGATCTCACCCAGAATGAGGCGGTGACACGGGCAAACATCGTCCGCTTCATCCGTGCCCGCGAGACCTATGATCCAAAGGGCCTGCGCGACAACTACGATCTGGCTTCGCTCTATTCGACCGGGAAGGCGGCTTCGGATCTCGCCAACACCTATTCCGGCGCCAACCCCAACAATCCCGTCAAGCTGTACGGCCCGAACACTGGCGTTAGTGTCTTCGTCAAGAGCGTCATCTTTCTCAACGACAGTACCGCGGCCGTGCGCTTCTCGACGACGCGCTCCGGTTCGTCAGGCCCAACGGTCACCGACCATTGGGTCGCCAATGTCCGTTTCAAGTACACGTCGGAACCGATGCGCAATGACTGGCGCTTCGACAATCCCCTCGGCTTCCAGGTGACCGAATATCGCCGCGATCAGGAAACGGTCACATCCGGGGAGGAGAACCAGTGA
- a CDS encoding DUF5615 family PIN-like protein — protein sequence MKLLIDECLSPTLATIARERGLEESTCIPWLGMSGQADHSVARRAVDDGYILVTHNTADFLPLYQQEEVHVGLIALNTAAGLMSLALQQRLLLLALQTLEGQEHWNEVLEISVAADGTVTVEQYDLPAV from the coding sequence TTGAAGCTGCTCATCGACGAATGCCTCAGTCCCACGCTCGCTACCATCGCTCGCGAGCGTGGACTTGAAGAATCAACGTGTATTCCTTGGTTGGGTATGTCTGGACAGGCCGACCATAGTGTCGCGCGCCGAGCAGTCGACGATGGCTATATCCTCGTAACGCATAACACTGCTGATTTCTTGCCGCTCTATCAGCAAGAAGAGGTTCATGTCGGCTTGATTGCGCTTAACACCGCTGCGGGCTTAATGTCACTGGCTCTTCAGCAGCGACTGCTTCTACTCGCGCTGCAGACACTTGAAGGCCAGGAGCATTGGAACGAAGTCCTGGAAATTTCTGTCGCCGCAGACGGGACCGTCACCGTTGAGCAATATGATCTACCGGCCGTGTGA
- a CDS encoding type IV secretory system conjugative DNA transfer family protein: MNRVEKLALAIGGPILSAGAAFYSWSASYAAASFLLLKSSTMWKSFAGGDIFMPAKQAWIYFGNPAVSKLISVATVSMLVQATIVAGGLALLIKRPWQVRPPAGGSRFATLEDLESAGLLGGIPGKSVLLGTFGKGRAAVDVRYSGDSHFFVNGPSRSGKGRGFVMPNLLEYQGSVIVLDVKRENYKLTGPARIAMGQRCFVFAPGSAHSHQWNPLDFVRPWPERSTDLINLAATLLPTSEKEDGYWKKTARGLLAGILGYVLESKTMEGRRNLRSVLRMFSTGRSFSVVLTDIIAAEPDLDQFILGSFRQHLGRDEEQRPSFEGHVTTALSVFNNLLISEACAASDFDIRELRRKPLSLFIAAPVSDFGTVEPIIRLLIQQIHDVMLRSLPGADEPHKILMMLDEFYQFERLPEIIKRAPLVAGYGLTIALVAQNIPQLDERYGQQTRNALLGNMDIKLSIAVGDDFTAKIVSDNLGRKYEEREGWGRQKGLLGKQASSGRFELVPLMDPGAVQRLDDDNTILQVRSGYGAVLNKLSFYTDPRFVARRRDADVWKGELTVPELQIRAEWPLFEPQPAERRVGVVAEAPAQSRSGSVDHERDVFEQAKAVFADPAPLMHAFRLAMEATADKVTADLLFRLRTAPETIGELRGGTMPFTRDYQVRKAALTSVWSLRRVVSEARWAVIASRLADKEELEGLFFGPGGIVPSHIGLSATKSAERADLEEEGTDLLDLGFASANEIIVQIPNVADADIGEGSLNDPSALSGALIALRGALANSMSESEEENRLDVSS; this comes from the coding sequence ATGAACCGCGTCGAGAAACTGGCGCTGGCAATAGGAGGGCCAATCCTTAGCGCCGGCGCCGCCTTCTACAGCTGGTCCGCGAGCTACGCCGCCGCATCCTTCCTGCTCCTGAAAAGCTCCACGATGTGGAAGAGTTTTGCCGGGGGAGACATATTCATGCCGGCAAAGCAGGCCTGGATCTATTTCGGTAATCCGGCCGTCTCAAAACTGATTTCCGTGGCGACAGTTTCGATGCTGGTGCAGGCGACAATTGTTGCCGGTGGGCTGGCGCTCTTGATCAAACGGCCTTGGCAGGTCCGTCCTCCGGCCGGGGGATCTCGTTTTGCCACGCTCGAGGATCTGGAAAGCGCGGGTCTGCTGGGCGGCATTCCCGGCAAATCCGTCCTGCTCGGCACATTCGGCAAGGGCAGAGCGGCTGTCGATGTGCGCTATAGCGGCGATAGCCACTTCTTCGTCAATGGCCCCTCCCGCTCTGGTAAAGGCCGCGGCTTCGTCATGCCGAACCTTCTCGAATACCAGGGATCGGTCATCGTCCTCGACGTCAAACGGGAGAACTACAAGCTGACGGGGCCAGCACGGATCGCGATGGGACAGCGCTGCTTCGTCTTCGCGCCGGGATCTGCACATTCGCATCAATGGAATCCGCTCGACTTCGTTCGACCGTGGCCTGAACGATCGACGGATCTGATCAATCTGGCGGCGACATTACTGCCGACTAGCGAGAAGGAAGACGGCTATTGGAAAAAGACAGCACGCGGTTTGCTCGCAGGCATCCTCGGCTACGTCCTCGAGTCAAAGACCATGGAGGGGCGGCGCAATTTGCGCTCGGTGCTGCGCATGTTCTCGACCGGTCGATCCTTCTCGGTCGTCCTGACGGACATCATTGCCGCGGAGCCGGACCTTGACCAGTTCATCCTCGGCAGTTTCCGCCAGCATCTTGGCCGCGACGAGGAACAACGTCCGTCCTTCGAAGGGCATGTCACCACAGCGCTTTCCGTCTTCAACAATCTCCTGATATCAGAAGCTTGCGCCGCGAGCGATTTCGACATCCGGGAGCTCCGCCGCAAGCCGCTGTCGCTATTCATCGCCGCTCCCGTCTCGGATTTCGGGACGGTCGAGCCGATCATTCGTCTACTGATCCAGCAAATCCATGACGTGATGCTGCGGTCACTGCCTGGCGCCGACGAGCCGCACAAGATCCTGATGATGCTCGACGAGTTCTATCAATTCGAGCGTCTCCCGGAAATCATCAAGCGGGCGCCGCTGGTCGCCGGCTACGGGTTGACGATCGCACTGGTCGCTCAAAACATTCCGCAGCTCGATGAGCGTTATGGCCAACAAACGCGCAACGCCCTTCTTGGCAACATGGATATCAAACTCAGCATCGCGGTCGGCGATGATTTTACCGCCAAGATCGTCTCCGACAATCTCGGCCGCAAATATGAGGAGCGGGAAGGGTGGGGCAGGCAAAAAGGGCTTCTTGGAAAGCAAGCATCCTCTGGGCGATTTGAGCTCGTGCCATTGATGGATCCGGGCGCCGTCCAGCGCCTGGACGACGACAATACGATCCTGCAGGTGCGCAGTGGCTATGGGGCAGTCCTCAACAAGCTGAGTTTCTATACGGATCCCCGCTTCGTCGCGCGCCGGCGGGACGCCGATGTATGGAAAGGCGAGCTTACCGTCCCAGAACTCCAGATCCGGGCTGAATGGCCGCTATTCGAGCCTCAGCCGGCGGAGCGGCGGGTAGGCGTCGTTGCGGAAGCCCCTGCGCAGTCTCGTTCCGGGAGCGTCGACCATGAGAGGGACGTGTTTGAGCAGGCAAAGGCAGTGTTTGCTGATCCTGCCCCTCTCATGCATGCGTTTCGGCTTGCGATGGAGGCGACCGCCGACAAGGTGACGGCCGATTTATTGTTTCGGCTACGGACGGCGCCTGAGACGATTGGGGAGCTGCGGGGAGGAACTATGCCGTTCACCAGGGATTATCAGGTCCGGAAAGCGGCACTCACCTCGGTATGGAGCTTGCGACGGGTGGTTTCGGAAGCGCGTTGGGCTGTGATCGCGTCGCGGCTCGCAGACAAGGAGGAACTCGAGGGGTTGTTTTTCGGGCCGGGTGGTATTGTACCATCCCATATAGGTTTAAGTGCTACCAAGAGTGCGGAAAGAGCTGATCTGGAAGAGGAGGGAACAGATCTGTTGGACTTGGGATTTGCATCGGCTAACGAGATTATAGTGCAGATCCCCAATGTGGCCGATGCTGATATCGGCGAGGGGTCATTGAACGATCCGAGCGCTCTTTCAGGCGCCCTTATTGCCTTGCGGGGGGCCCTGGCAAATTCCATGTCTGAATCTGAAGAAGAGAACCGGCTCGATGTTTCGAGCTAG
- a CDS encoding helix-turn-helix domain-containing protein codes for MSKAGSRILQGAREALAFAKGEADAVDFAIHIPAEVDVKAIRQKLGLSQQAFATRYGFSVGRLRDWEQKRSSIDAPSRILLTVIDKEPEAVDRALSAA; via the coding sequence ATGAGCAAAGCAGGATCACGCATTTTGCAAGGCGCACGGGAAGCTCTTGCCTTTGCCAAGGGCGAAGCGGACGCCGTGGATTTTGCCATCCATATTCCGGCCGAAGTGGACGTCAAGGCCATTCGACAGAAGCTGGGATTGTCGCAGCAGGCCTTCGCGACGCGATATGGATTTTCAGTCGGCCGCCTCAGGGATTGGGAACAAAAGCGTTCCAGCATCGATGCTCCCTCTCGAATTTTGTTGACCGTCATCGACAAGGAACCCGAGGCGGTCGACCGCGCTCTGTCCGCGGCCTGA
- a CDS encoding type IV secretion system protein, producing the protein MNPFDILFGKIDTMGVSAVQSMYTTLATNLGPVFLAGLAVYVVWWGYEMLFGRAQMTAGAFVWRFGRAFICYTLITSWATYQPLIVNPLLKAPDAMAAVVCQATGGSDCGGDGSSGSSISQGMTDIWNGGMAVVKAMVDAAGITAVGMYILAIVVLAVVCILCAVAVTLLMIGKMTMFILLAIGPIVLCCALFNLTSRVVDGWIGSLAGYALLPIIVYVILGLMLTLLKGRVDALSADASGANMTTVAPFLMMSIVTIYLLLHSIPVALAVAGGGPRIDGQAGLAGRFATRSMWIAAVLGTTGIAGAARGAVDAGGAMATRMRGQSGMISDGDPAAAQVRAAAQNARR; encoded by the coding sequence ATGAACCCCTTCGACATCCTGTTCGGCAAGATCGATACGATGGGCGTCAGCGCCGTGCAGAGCATGTACACGACGCTTGCGACCAATCTCGGCCCGGTGTTTCTGGCGGGACTTGCCGTCTACGTCGTCTGGTGGGGTTACGAGATGCTGTTCGGACGGGCGCAGATGACCGCGGGCGCCTTCGTCTGGCGGTTCGGCCGCGCCTTCATCTGCTACACTCTCATCACCTCCTGGGCCACCTATCAGCCGCTGATCGTCAATCCGCTCTTGAAGGCGCCCGACGCCATGGCGGCGGTCGTGTGCCAGGCAACGGGCGGCAGCGATTGCGGTGGCGATGGTTCCTCCGGCTCGTCAATCAGCCAGGGTATGACTGATATCTGGAACGGAGGCATGGCTGTCGTCAAAGCCATGGTCGACGCCGCGGGCATTACGGCTGTTGGCATGTACATTCTTGCCATCGTCGTGCTTGCCGTCGTCTGTATCCTCTGTGCGGTGGCCGTCACTTTGCTAATGATCGGCAAGATGACCATGTTCATTCTGCTGGCGATCGGGCCGATCGTGCTGTGCTGCGCGCTCTTCAATCTGACCTCGCGCGTCGTCGATGGCTGGATCGGCAGTTTGGCCGGTTACGCCCTGCTGCCGATCATCGTCTATGTCATCCTCGGCCTGATGCTGACGCTGCTGAAGGGCAGGGTGGATGCGCTGAGCGCTGATGCCAGCGGCGCCAATATGACGACGGTCGCGCCATTCCTGATGATGTCGATCGTCACCATCTACCTGCTTCTGCATTCGATCCCGGTCGCATTGGCTGTTGCCGGCGGTGGCCCCCGGATCGACGGGCAAGCCGGGCTCGCCGGCAGGTTTGCGACGCGCAGCATGTGGATCGCGGCTGTGCTTGGGACGACTGGCATTGCAGGTGCGGCAAGAGGAGCAGTCGACGCCGGCGGCGCGATGGCAACCAGAATGCGGGGACAATCCGGCATGATCAGTGACGGCGATCCGGCTGCTGCCCAGGTGCGCGCGGCCGCCCAGAACGCACGCAGGTAG
- a CDS encoding type II toxin-antitoxin system RelE/ParE family toxin, with the protein MHTVIETPAYLASAKDESVTEDERNAIVSYLAANPDAGVIMSGTGGARKLRFAARGKGKSGGYRIITFYADEDIPVFLLDIYSKDTQANLSQAERNELREILTALPQAWRKSVSEQVKKIRSRK; encoded by the coding sequence ATGCATACGGTGATCGAAACTCCTGCCTATTTAGCGTCAGCCAAAGATGAGAGCGTGACAGAGGATGAGCGCAATGCCATCGTGTCGTATCTCGCAGCCAACCCGGACGCTGGCGTCATAATGTCGGGAACGGGCGGAGCCAGGAAGCTGCGCTTTGCCGCACGCGGTAAGGGCAAGAGCGGCGGTTATCGTATCATCACCTTCTATGCTGACGAGGATATCCCGGTTTTTCTTCTGGATATCTACAGCAAGGATACACAAGCAAATCTGTCCCAGGCGGAGCGCAACGAGCTTCGCGAAATCCTGACAGCCCTTCCGCAAGCATGGCGAAAGAGCGTCAGCGAGCAGGTTAAGAAGATCAGGAGTCGAAAATGA